The genomic DNA CTCTGCAGGCTGACCGGCAACAGCAGGCTGAGCAGGCCGACCAGGATGATCCCCTGCGCCGCCCCGAAGTAGCCGCCGTAGATGCCGGTGAGGAAGGCCACCACCGGCACGAGGAGCGGGTGCGTCGCGGCGTCCCGGCGCTCGTCGCGGGCCGCGCTGGCCGCGTGGGCCCCTCCCACCTCAGCAGCCTCGGCCTCCGCGGCCCGGCGCGCCGCGCGGGCCGCGCTCGCTCGCTGGATGCGCGGTCCCACCGCGACCATGACCAGGCCGAACAGGACGAGCACGGGAACGACCGCGCCGAACACCGCGGATGGCAGCACCAGCAGCAACAGCCCGCCCACGGCCCCCCCGAGCACGGCGGGCGGCACCAGCCGCCGAACCAGGGGCCGGTGCGCGGCGATCTCGCGGCGATAGCCGTAGGCCCCCGCCAGCCCGCCGGGCAGCAGCCCCACCGAGTTGCTCATGTTGGCGACCAACGGCGGGTACCCCAGCACCAGCAGCGTCGGGAACGTCACCAGCGTCCCGGAGCCGACGATCGCGTTGATGGTGCCCGCGCCGACGCCCGCCAGCGTGATGGCGACGATCTCGAGCAGCGACACGCACCCACCTTAGCGGTGGGCGCGTGTCGGCTTCGCGGTCGGGGCCTCGATCAGCCCTGGCCGGGGGCCTGCGGCGGGCGTCCCCACGCGCCGGGGTCGCCCTGCTGCGGCGGGTACGGCGGGCGCGGCGGCAGCTCCTGCTCGATCCGCGGCGACGGTTGTACGCCGTGCTGCGGCTGCCCCGGCGACTGGGGGTGGGGCTGGGGCTGACCCGGCGCCGGAGTAGGCACCTGACCCGGGGCGCCACCGGGAGCCGCCGGTGGCCGCGGGGCGTCGCCGTGCGGCGGCGTGGGCGGCTCCGGGCGGGCCGGCGCCGGACGCGGCGGGACGTGCCCGGTGACGTGGGCGCTGGTGTCCTGCGCCTCGGACGACGTACGGGCCGCCTCGCTGCGCGCCTCCGCGAGCGCCTCCTCGGGGCTCTGCAGCATCGTGTTCGCGAACGCGTCGTCCTGCGCCTGGGTCGGCACCCAGGGAGACTCGTCGTCCGCAGGCACCGGCTGCTGCCCCCCGAGCGCCGCGCTGACCCCCCGCAGGGCGTCGGTGAGCTCGCTCGGGATGATCCACATCTTGTTGGCGTCGCCGCGCGCGAGCTGCGGAAGCACCTGGAGGTACTGGTAGGCGAGCAGCTTCTGGTCCGGCTTGCCGCGGTGGATCGCCTCGAAGACCTGGGTGATGGCGCGGGCCTGGCCCTGGGCCTCCAGGATCCGCGCCTGGGCCGAACCCTCGGCCCGCAGGATCTGGCTCTGCTTGTCGCCCTCCGCGGTGAGGATCGCGGACTGCTTGACGCCCTCCGCGGTGAGGATGGCCGCGCGGCGGTCGCGCTCGGCGCGCATCTGCTTCTCCATCGAGTCCTGCACGCTGTGCGGCGGGTCGATGGCCTTGAGCTCAACCCGCGCGACCCGGATCCCCCACCGGCCGGTGGCCTCGTCGAGGACGCCGCGCAGCTGCCCGTTGATCTGGTCGCGGCTGGTCAGCGTCTGCTCCAGGTCCATCGAGCCGATCACGTTGCGCAGCGTGGTGACCGTGAGCTGCTCGATGCCCTGGATGAAGTTGGCGATCTCGTAGACCGCGGACTTCGGGTCAGTCACCGAGTAGTAGATGACCGTGTCGATGTTCACCACGAGGTTGTCGGAGGTGATCACCGGCTGCGGCGGGAAGCTGACGACCTGCTCGCGCAGGTCGATGTTGGCCCGGACCCGGTCCACGAAGGGGACGAGCAGGTGGATGCCGCCGTGCAGCGACGAGTGATAGCTGCCCAGCCGCTCGATGATGAGGGCTGTCTGCTGCGGGACGATCCGCACCGCCCGGCTGATGGCCACCACGCCGAAAACGACCAGCAGAAGCAGCAGGATGAGCACCGGATTCATGTCGACTCCCTTTCCCCGAGGTAAGCGGCCCGGCTCAGCCGGTCGGACCGACGGTGTCCTCCGGTCGCGCGGCGGGCGCGACGACCGCGGTGGCCCCGTCGATGGACACGACGCGGACCCGACCACCAATGGCGACCGGCAGAGCGTCGGACGCCAGCCGGGCCGACCACTCCTCCCCGCCGATCCGCACGCGCCCGCGGTCGGCGGTGACCTCGCTGGTCACCTCCGCGTGACGGCCCACGTACGCCGCCGTACCCAGCGCCACCTGCGCCGAGCCGGCCAACATGCGCTTCTTGATCTCCGGGCGCACCAGGCCCAACAGCAGGGCCGCGACCGCGACCGCGGTGACGACCTGGGCGGCGAAGGGCGCGCCCACCGCCGCGGCGACACCGCCGGCGGCGGCGCCCCCGGCGAGCATGATGAAGACGAAATCGACGGTCGCCGCCTCCACGGCCCCCAGCGCCAGGGCCAGCGCGAGCCAGGCGGCCCACGAATTGGCTTCGAGCCAGTCCATCCGCAGCTCCCTTCTCTCGCACGGGTGCTCGGGGCGGACGCCCCCGAGCCGTCACGGTAAGGACGTCAGGGACGCACCGGGAGTTCCCCCGCGTCCTGCCCCGGACCTGCCGGTTCGGGATCGGACCGCAGCCACGGCCCGGTCTCCCCGGGCTCCGGCGTCCGGGCGCGGGCCGCCCAGCGGTCCTCGTAGCGCTCCAGATGCAGCGGCAGCCCGAACGTCGCCTCCAGGTTCGCCTGCGTCAGGGTCATCCCGATGGGGCCGGCAGCCACGACGCGCCCGCCGCGCAGGAGCAGCACGTCGGTGAACCCCGGCGGGATCTCCTCCACGTGGTGCGTGACCAGCACCAACGCGGGGGCCTCGATGTCCGAGGCGATCTCTCCCAGCCGGTGGACCAGATCCTCCCGGCCGCCCAGGTCCAGGCCGGCCGCCGGCTCGTCCAGCAGCATCAGCTCCGGATCCGTCATCAGGGCGCGCGCGATCAGGACCCGCTTGCGCTCGCCCTCGGACAACGTCCCGTAGGTGCGCTCCGACAGATGCTCCGCGCCGAGCGTGCCCAGGAGCCGGCGAGCCCGCGAGACGTCCAGCCGCTCGTACTGCTCGCGCCACCGACCGACCACGCCGTACGACGCCGTCAGCACCACGTCGCGCACCAACTCGCGCTCGGGCACCCGCTCGGCCAGCGCGCTACTCGCCAGCCCGATCCGCGGCCGCAACTCGAACACGTCCACCGCGCCCAGGATCTCGGAGAGCACCGACGCGACCCCGCGCGTCGGGTGCATCCGCGCCGCCGCGATCTGCAGCAGCGTCGTCTTGCCCGCGCCGTTCGGCCCGAGGACGACCCAGCGCTCCCCCTCCTCGATGGCCCAGTCGATCTCGTCGAGCAGGGTCGCCCCGCCGCGCACCACGCTGACCCCGGCGAACTCCAGCACGTCGCTCATGGCTGATCCTCGCGGCTGCTCATAACTCGACCCTAGGGCACG from Austwickia sp. includes the following:
- a CDS encoding NfeD family protein, translating into MDWLEANSWAAWLALALALGAVEAATVDFVFIMLAGGAAAGGVAAAVGAPFAAQVVTAVAVAALLLGLVRPEIKKRMLAGSAQVALGTAAYVGRHAEVTSEVTADRGRVRIGGEEWSARLASDALPVAIGGRVRVVSIDGATAVVAPAARPEDTVGPTG
- a CDS encoding SPFH/Band 7/PHB domain protein, translating into MNPVLILLLLLVVFGVVAISRAVRIVPQQTALIIERLGSYHSSLHGGIHLLVPFVDRVRANIDLREQVVSFPPQPVITSDNLVVNIDTVIYYSVTDPKSAVYEIANFIQGIEQLTVTTLRNVIGSMDLEQTLTSRDQINGQLRGVLDEATGRWGIRVARVELKAIDPPHSVQDSMEKQMRAERDRRAAILTAEGVKQSAILTAEGDKQSQILRAEGSAQARILEAQGQARAITQVFEAIHRGKPDQKLLAYQYLQVLPQLARGDANKMWIIPSELTDALRGVSAALGGQQPVPADDESPWVPTQAQDDAFANTMLQSPEEALAEARSEAARTSSEAQDTSAHVTGHVPPRPAPARPEPPTPPHGDAPRPPAAPGGAPGQVPTPAPGQPQPHPQSPGQPQHGVQPSPRIEQELPPRPPYPPQQGDPGAWGRPPQAPGQG
- a CDS encoding ABC transporter ATP-binding protein, translated to MSDVLEFAGVSVVRGGATLLDEIDWAIEEGERWVVLGPNGAGKTTLLQIAAARMHPTRGVASVLSEILGAVDVFELRPRIGLASSALAERVPERELVRDVVLTASYGVVGRWREQYERLDVSRARRLLGTLGAEHLSERTYGTLSEGERKRVLIARALMTDPELMLLDEPAAGLDLGGREDLVHRLGEIASDIEAPALVLVTHHVEEIPPGFTDVLLLRGGRVVAAGPIGMTLTQANLEATFGLPLHLERYEDRWAARARTPEPGETGPWLRSDPEPAGPGQDAGELPVRP
- a CDS encoding sulfite exporter TauE/SafE family protein, producing MSLLEIVAITLAGVGAGTINAIVGSGTLVTFPTLLVLGYPPLVANMSNSVGLLPGGLAGAYGYRREIAAHRPLVRRLVPPAVLGGAVGGLLLLVLPSAVFGAVVPVLVLFGLVMVAVGPRIQRASAARAARRAAEAEAAEVGGAHAASAARDERRDAATHPLLVPVVAFLTGIYGGYFGAAQGIILVGLLSLLLPVSLQSINGVKNVVVPLVNLVSGLLFMALRWSEISWGAVLCIGVGSALGGLLGSSIGRRLSPNVLRAVIIIVGSVALARLLLFPA